One part of the Oceanihabitans sp. IOP_32 genome encodes these proteins:
- a CDS encoding LytR/AlgR family response regulator transcription factor: MIEQPVKILIVEDEMIIAANISLQLTTLGYEVTGIISRGEEALVHIKQNQPDIVLMDIQLKGRLDGVETVKMMQQDFDIPIIYLTANADDGNFNRAKKTHPYAFISKPFKKLDLKRVIELTISQFEAKENNGKSSIDMPISPFILSDCIFVRHHEKMVKVDIKDILYIEAERNYSRIHSKDKEYLLVTTLKDMDEKLPVNLFLRIHRSFIVNIAHIDEIATSHVVISKKAIPLSKRLKEELLNRLHTI; this comes from the coding sequence ATGATAGAGCAACCTGTAAAAATATTAATTGTAGAAGATGAGATGATTATTGCTGCAAATATTTCATTACAGCTTACCACATTAGGTTATGAAGTTACTGGTATTATTTCACGTGGTGAAGAAGCTCTTGTTCACATAAAACAAAATCAACCAGACATTGTTTTGATGGATATTCAGTTAAAAGGCAGGCTTGATGGTGTGGAAACCGTTAAAATGATGCAACAGGATTTCGATATTCCAATTATCTACCTAACGGCCAATGCCGATGATGGTAATTTTAACCGAGCAAAAAAAACGCATCCTTACGCTTTTATTTCTAAGCCTTTTAAAAAACTAGACTTAAAGCGTGTTATTGAGTTGACTATAAGTCAGTTTGAAGCTAAGGAAAACAATGGTAAATCTTCTATTGATATGCCTATTTCCCCATTTATTTTAAGCGACTGCATTTTTGTTCGTCATCATGAAAAAATGGTAAAAGTGGACATTAAAGATATTCTCTATATTGAAGCAGAACGTAATTATTCTAGGATTCACTCTAAAGATAAAGAATATCTTTTGGTTACGACTCTTAAAGATATGGACGAAAAATTGCCAGTAAATCTTTTCTTAAGAATTCATAGGTCGTTTATTGTAAACATCGCTCATATAGATGAGATAGCAACGAGTCATGTGGTTATTTCAAAAAAAGCCATTCCTTTAAGTAAACGGCTTAAAGAAGAATTACTTAATAGATTGCATACCATTTAA
- a CDS encoding RidA family protein, with product MRTTKYVVLGILLTTTTSFLSCNEKVKEVTQEENIDLVAHSKSETPEYFLLRPEVEKAYGYSHAVKIGNSIKISGAVSMDDEGNPTAIGDLEQQMKNCYADLDKILKHYGCTFNDVVKEDIFTTDMPKFLEVAAYRTKIYTKHFPTGSWLGVKELAIPEFMIEIELEVYKAN from the coding sequence ATGAGGACAACAAAATATGTAGTACTAGGAATTCTATTAACTACCACCACTTCATTTTTAAGTTGTAATGAAAAAGTAAAAGAAGTTACACAAGAAGAAAATATTGATCTCGTTGCACATTCTAAAAGCGAAACACCAGAATATTTCCTATTGCGACCAGAAGTAGAAAAAGCCTATGGCTATTCGCACGCGGTAAAAATCGGGAATTCCATTAAAATATCGGGAGCTGTAAGTATGGATGATGAAGGCAACCCAACTGCGATTGGCGATTTGGAACAACAAATGAAAAACTGCTACGCCGATTTAGATAAAATCTTAAAACATTACGGCTGCACGTTTAATGATGTGGTAAAGGAAGATATTTTTACTACAGATATGCCAAAGTTTTTAGAAGTGGCTGCCTATAGAACTAAAATTTATACCAAACACTTCCCAACAGGTTCTTGGCTTGGCGTTAAAGAATTGGCAATTCCAGAATTTATGATAGAAATAGAACTGGAAGTGTATAAAGCTAACTAA
- a CDS encoding acyloxyacyl hydrolase, with translation MKNIFLTAFIYAVMVLSLDAQQNPTFKESRPTFIGLNLDYGFILKHSESLKNLDSAHPSALTIDWSKLLLTQKAWDFCNCFPRVGVDLGYWNWDNPEVLGKGALAMGYIEPYFKTQKRSHLFFRMGLGGAYLTTPFDAVKNPKNDSYSTHLSFALMVGFGINYRLTNQWNIRLAAKYNHTSNGGIRAPNKGLNFPSLSLGMNKSLSAIEYPNLSKIGKREPPENKTRLSLVHFSGWSNATVGEKDKFYVLGFMGKYSRWIGGRSALTGGTEFIFDFSRREQIELNNTNASFIQAAALVGHEFWIGRVTFSQELGIYYFNDYRINDDVYQRYSLTYNFNTRIFTGFSLKAHRHVADFIDLRIGYRF, from the coding sequence ATGAAAAATATTTTTCTAACTGCTTTTATTTATGCCGTTATGGTATTGAGCTTAGACGCTCAACAAAACCCTACTTTTAAAGAAAGCAGACCAACGTTTATAGGTTTAAATTTAGATTATGGCTTTATTTTAAAACACAGCGAATCTTTAAAAAACTTAGATAGTGCACATCCATCAGCTCTTACAATCGATTGGAGTAAGCTCCTTCTCACTCAAAAAGCCTGGGATTTTTGTAATTGTTTTCCAAGAGTTGGTGTCGATTTAGGGTATTGGAATTGGGATAACCCTGAGGTCTTGGGAAAAGGCGCTTTAGCCATGGGGTATATTGAGCCGTATTTTAAAACACAAAAACGCAGCCATCTTTTTTTTAGAATGGGCTTGGGCGGTGCTTATCTTACAACTCCTTTTGATGCTGTTAAAAATCCGAAAAACGATTCTTACAGTACTCATCTAAGTTTTGCTCTTATGGTGGGGTTTGGCATCAATTATAGACTCACCAACCAATGGAACATACGTTTGGCAGCAAAATATAATCACACCTCTAATGGTGGCATAAGAGCTCCTAACAAAGGGCTTAACTTTCCCTCGCTGAGTCTTGGTATGAATAAAAGTTTATCTGCAATCGAGTACCCAAACTTATCTAAAATTGGTAAGCGAGAGCCTCCTGAAAACAAAACAAGACTATCTTTGGTTCATTTTTCTGGTTGGAGCAACGCCACAGTAGGCGAAAAAGATAAGTTTTATGTATTGGGCTTTATGGGCAAATACAGCCGATGGATTGGCGGTAGAAGTGCCTTAACTGGCGGGACAGAATTTATTTTTGATTTTTCGCGTCGCGAGCAAATAGAGCTCAACAATACAAATGCCAGTTTTATACAAGCCGCTGCTCTGGTTGGGCATGAGTTTTGGATTGGTCGCGTGACTTTTAGTCAAGAATTGGGAATCTATTATTTTAATGATTACCGTATTAATGACGATGTTTATCAACGTTACAGTCTTACTTATAATTTTAATACACGCATTTTTACTGGTTTTAGTTTGAAAGCTCATAGACATGTAGCAGATTTTATTGACTTACGGATTGGATATAGGTTTTAA
- the gyrB gene encoding DNA topoisomerase (ATP-hydrolyzing) subunit B — MSENREEFNKDNYSADSIQALEGMEHVRMRPSMYIGDTGPGGLHHLVYEVVDNSIDEALAGHCDNISVIINEDNSITTEDDGRGIPVDMHKKEGVSALEVVMTKIGAGGKFDKDSYKVSGGLHGVGVSCVNALSEHLTATVYRKGEIWEQQYEKGKALHPVKKIGKTEKRGTVVTFKPDPTIFTQTVEFSYDTLANRMRELAFLNKGITIHLIDKRFKKEDGEFEGETFHSKEGLKEFIKFLDGNREPITSDVIAFEGEKNGVPVEVAMIYNTGYAENLHSYVNNINTREGGTHLSGFRRGLTHTLKKYADESGMLDKLKFDISGDDFREGLTAIISVKVQEPQFEGQTKTKLGNREVSASVSQAVSEMLTNYLEEHPDDAKTIVQKVILAAQARHAAQKAREMVQRKTVMSIGGLPGKLSDCSEQDPAKCEVYLVEGDSAGGTAKQGRDREFQAILPLRGKILNVEKAMRHRVFENEEIKNIYTALGVTIGTEEDSKALNLSKLRYHKIVIMCDADIDGAHIETLILTFFFRYMRELIENGHIYIATPPLFLVKKGAKKQYAWSDEERIALMEEFGDGAKIQRYKGLGEMNAEQLWDTTMNPEFRTLRQIHIENGAEADRVFSMLMGDEVPPRREFIEKNAIYANIDA; from the coding sequence ATGAGCGAAAATAGAGAAGAATTTAATAAGGACAACTATTCTGCAGATAGTATCCAAGCTTTAGAAGGCATGGAGCATGTGCGCATGCGTCCTTCGATGTACATTGGCGATACTGGTCCAGGTGGGTTACATCATTTAGTTTATGAGGTGGTAGATAATTCTATCGATGAAGCTTTGGCTGGCCATTGTGATAATATTAGTGTTATAATAAATGAAGATAACTCGATAACTACAGAGGATGACGGTCGTGGTATACCTGTAGATATGCACAAAAAAGAAGGTGTTTCTGCATTAGAAGTGGTTATGACCAAAATTGGTGCTGGAGGAAAATTTGATAAAGATTCTTATAAAGTTTCTGGTGGTTTACACGGTGTTGGTGTGAGTTGTGTTAATGCCTTATCCGAGCATTTAACAGCAACCGTTTATAGGAAGGGTGAAATTTGGGAGCAGCAATACGAGAAAGGTAAGGCTCTGCATCCAGTAAAAAAAATCGGTAAAACCGAAAAGCGGGGTACGGTGGTTACTTTTAAACCGGATCCTACAATATTTACCCAAACCGTAGAATTTAGTTACGATACTTTGGCTAATAGAATGCGTGAGTTGGCCTTTTTAAATAAGGGTATTACCATTCATTTAATTGATAAACGCTTTAAGAAAGAGGACGGTGAGTTTGAGGGTGAAACATTCCATTCTAAAGAAGGATTAAAGGAATTTATAAAGTTTTTAGATGGAAATCGCGAGCCAATTACAAGTGATGTTATTGCTTTTGAAGGAGAAAAAAATGGCGTCCCTGTAGAGGTTGCGATGATTTACAATACCGGGTATGCTGAAAATTTACACTCTTACGTAAATAATATTAATACCCGCGAAGGGGGTACACACTTATCAGGCTTTCGTCGTGGTTTAACACATACACTTAAAAAATATGCCGATGAATCTGGGATGCTTGATAAATTAAAATTCGATATCTCTGGAGATGATTTCCGTGAGGGTTTAACCGCCATTATTTCTGTAAAGGTACAAGAGCCTCAGTTTGAAGGGCAGACTAAAACCAAGTTAGGAAACCGTGAAGTTTCTGCCTCTGTGAGTCAAGCTGTGTCTGAAATGTTAACCAATTACCTTGAAGAACATCCAGACGATGCCAAAACCATAGTTCAAAAAGTTATTCTCGCCGCGCAAGCCCGACATGCAGCTCAAAAAGCTCGTGAAATGGTACAGCGTAAAACAGTAATGAGTATTGGTGGTTTGCCTGGAAAATTAAGTGACTGTTCAGAGCAAGATCCAGCAAAATGCGAAGTTTATTTAGTCGAGGGTGATTCGGCAGGTGGAACGGCAAAGCAAGGTCGCGATAGAGAATTTCAAGCCATATTACCATTGAGAGGTAAAATTCTGAATGTTGAAAAAGCCATGAGACATCGTGTTTTTGAAAATGAAGAAATTAAAAACATCTACACGGCACTTGGCGTTACTATTGGAACAGAAGAAGATAGCAAAGCCTTAAATCTGTCTAAATTACGATACCACAAAATTGTAATCATGTGTGATGCCGATATTGACGGTGCGCATATTGAAACTTTAATTTTAACTTTCTTCTTCCGTTATATGAGAGAGTTAATTGAAAACGGACATATTTATATTGCTACACCACCGCTATTCTTAGTTAAAAAAGGCGCAAAAAAGCAATATGCGTGGAGTGATGAAGAGCGTATAGCATTAATGGAAGAGTTTGGCGATGGTGCAAAAATTCAGCGTTATAAAGGTCTGGGAGAGATGAATGCCGAACAACTTTGGGATACTACCATGAATCCTGAGTTTAGAACTTTGCGTCAAATTCACATCGAAAATGGGGCAGAGGCAGACCGTGTTTTCTCTATGCTGATGGGGGATGAAGTGCCACCTCGAAGAGAGTTTATTGAGAAAAATGCCATCTATGCAAATATTGATGCGTAG
- a CDS encoding shikimate kinase, which yields MIIILMGYMASGKSTYGKILSNKLNYSFIDLDDYIEEKESLSVSRIFKTKGEIYFRKKETEYLNALLKNETNLILSLGGGTPCYGNNMDAILKAENVVSVYLKASIKTLINNLKDEKSQRPLIADIKTDELLAEFIGKHLFERAYFYNQADKIVDTDNKSVEDIIKDLLSAII from the coding sequence ATGATCATAATATTAATGGGTTATATGGCTTCTGGAAAATCAACTTATGGGAAGATTTTATCTAATAAACTAAATTATTCCTTTATTGATTTGGATGATTATATTGAAGAAAAGGAGAGTTTGTCCGTAAGTCGTATTTTTAAAACCAAGGGTGAAATCTATTTCAGAAAAAAAGAAACTGAATATTTAAATGCTCTTTTGAAAAACGAAACTAATCTAATTTTGTCTTTAGGTGGTGGTACACCCTGTTACGGAAACAATATGGACGCCATCTTAAAGGCCGAAAATGTTGTGAGTGTATATCTAAAAGCTTCAATTAAAACGCTAATTAATAATTTAAAAGACGAAAAGTCTCAACGCCCTTTAATTGCAGATATTAAAACAGACGAGTTGCTGGCCGAATTTATAGGAAAACACTTATTCGAACGCGCATACTTTTATAACCAAGCAGATAAAATAGTTGATACCGATAACAAATCTGTAGAAGATATCATTAAAGATTTGCTCTCGGCGATCATTTAA
- a CDS encoding phosphoribosyltransferase family protein — MTAKTNIILNHTEINQKIRRIAFQIYENNVNETEVILAGIDRNGYILATKLKTALENISDITPILCKVSIDKKNPFEAITTSIPVNDYKNKSLVLIDDVLNSGTTLIYGVKHFLEVPLKQFNTAVLVNRNHKKYPVKADFKGISLSTSLHEHVNVILEDSNFKAVLE; from the coding sequence ATGACTGCAAAAACTAATATTATTCTAAATCACACTGAAATTAATCAAAAAATTAGGCGTATTGCGTTTCAGATTTACGAGAATAATGTAAATGAAACCGAGGTTATTTTAGCCGGCATAGACCGAAATGGCTACATTTTAGCAACTAAACTAAAAACAGCACTTGAAAACATATCTGATATAACACCAATTCTTTGTAAGGTTAGTATCGACAAGAAAAATCCATTTGAAGCCATAACCACCTCGATTCCTGTTAACGATTACAAAAACAAATCTTTAGTGTTAATTGACGATGTTTTAAACTCTGGAACCACTTTAATTTATGGCGTAAAACACTTTCTAGAAGTACCTTTAAAACAATTTAACACCGCGGTTTTGGTTAATAGAAATCATAAAAAATATCCAGTAAAAGCAGATTTTAAGGGCATTTCTTTATCGACATCATTACATGAACACGTCAATGTAATATTAGAAGACAGCAACTTTAAGGCCGTACTAGAATAG
- a CDS encoding RNA-binding S4 domain-containing protein gives MRIDKYLWCVRYYKTRSMATTACKKGQVKINNTAAKPSREVFPQDIVELRKNQINYKLKVNDIPESRVGAKLVAIYITDNTPKEQFEAQELLKYAKDYYRKKGVGRPTKKDRRDIDEFTDDTFFDEL, from the coding sequence ATGCGTATAGACAAGTATTTATGGTGCGTTAGATATTACAAAACCAGATCGATGGCGACCACGGCCTGTAAAAAGGGACAGGTTAAAATTAATAATACTGCGGCTAAGCCTAGCCGAGAGGTTTTTCCGCAAGATATTGTCGAATTAAGAAAAAATCAGATTAATTATAAATTAAAAGTTAACGATATTCCTGAAAGTCGAGTTGGTGCTAAATTGGTAGCTATTTATATCACCGATAATACACCAAAAGAACAATTTGAAGCTCAGGAGCTTTTAAAGTATGCCAAAGATTATTACAGAAAAAAAGGTGTTGGGAGACCTACCAAAAAAGATCGTAGAGATATTGATGAATTTACAGACGATACATTTTTTGATGAACTTTAA
- a CDS encoding FKBP-type peptidyl-prolyl cis-trans isomerase: MKLVKIALSILCLAVGFLSCNKDDDNNDIIEVEIRDRGEQQVADNDSIIKYLKTHYYNSSELAAISNPSIEDIIITKFISGTVPDGNTLLMNAVEKKTVNYADTNYDFYMLKLNQGGGADSPSFADSIRARYEGILLDDTIFDSSLGAPLDSDLITEIAVEGWRRVFPYYNTAESFIENSDGTISYINKGLGIMFLPSGLAYFSSSTPSFSAYSPLIFKFELLQMERNDHDNDGIPSYLEDLNGDGEFTLDDDTDGDGISNYLDVDDDDDGIPTIRELKPRTYSVNTNVGEQEPVLEVKEFEYSRTEAAGIITIKTFTAVDSNNDGIDDYLDKNIAIEYTE; encoded by the coding sequence ATGAAATTAGTAAAAATAGCTTTATCTATTTTATGTTTAGCGGTTGGTTTTTTATCCTGCAATAAAGATGATGATAACAACGATATTATAGAAGTTGAAATAAGAGATAGAGGGGAGCAACAAGTAGCCGATAATGATTCTATTATTAAATATTTAAAAACACATTATTATAATTCTAGCGAATTAGCAGCTATTAGTAACCCTAGTATTGAGGACATTATTATAACCAAATTTATTTCGGGTACTGTGCCAGATGGTAATACGTTGTTAATGAATGCTGTTGAAAAAAAGACAGTTAATTATGCTGACACAAATTATGACTTCTATATGCTTAAATTAAATCAAGGAGGCGGTGCGGATTCACCATCGTTTGCAGATAGTATTAGAGCTCGATATGAAGGCATTTTACTTGACGATACCATTTTTGATAGTAGTTTAGGGGCACCATTAGATTCTGATTTAATTACTGAAATTGCAGTAGAAGGGTGGAGAAGAGTTTTTCCATATTATAACACAGCTGAAAGCTTTATTGAAAATAGCGATGGAACTATTAGTTATATAAATAAAGGTTTAGGTATTATGTTTTTACCTTCGGGATTAGCATATTTTTCTTCTTCTACACCAAGTTTTTCAGCATATTCTCCATTGATTTTTAAGTTTGAATTATTACAAATGGAACGAAACGATCATGATAATGATGGTATCCCTTCTTACTTAGAGGATTTAAATGGTGATGGTGAATTTACTCTTGATGATGACACCGACGGTGATGGCATTTCTAATTATCTTGATGTTGATGATGACGATGATGGAATACCAACAATTAGAGAGTTAAAACCTCGAACCTATTCTGTTAATACAAATGTAGGAGAACAGGAGCCCGTTTTAGAAGTTAAAGAGTTTGAATACAGCAGAACGGAAGCTGCTGGCATAATTACCATTAAAACGTTTACGGCTGTAGATTCTAACAACGATGGTATAGATGATTATCTGGACAAAAATATAGCTATTGAGTACACCGAATAA
- a CDS encoding DEAD/DEAH box helicase has protein sequence MPFKKLIEPLADTLNSKGFEDPLPLQKQLLPKIKSGASLFVIAPEGSGKTTSIIISVIQKLKYAKADAPRALIFVKDKKAALQLELEFNAFKRGTNLRVYCAYDEHNIDIQRDDIYDGTDIVIATPKRLNKLFYLNGINLNALKMCIVEDAGFLFRNNNFAEVTRTPESIGKCQYLVFSDKFDIRFERWKDSFMYNAQMIKI, from the coding sequence ATGCCCTTTAAGAAATTAATAGAACCTCTAGCAGATACACTTAACTCCAAAGGTTTTGAAGATCCCTTACCCTTACAAAAACAACTGCTACCTAAAATAAAAAGTGGAGCTAGTTTGTTTGTAATAGCGCCAGAGGGAAGCGGGAAAACCACGAGCATAATTATTAGCGTAATACAGAAACTAAAATACGCTAAAGCCGATGCGCCTAGAGCTTTAATTTTTGTAAAAGACAAAAAAGCTGCATTACAATTAGAGTTGGAATTTAATGCCTTTAAACGCGGCACCAATTTACGTGTATATTGTGCTTACGACGAACATAATATCGACATTCAACGCGACGACATATACGACGGTACCGATATTGTAATTGCAACCCCAAAACGTTTAAACAAACTGTTCTATCTTAATGGTATTAATTTAAACGCCTTAAAAATGTGTATTGTTGAAGATGCTGGCTTTTTATTTAGAAACAATAATTTTGCTGAAGTTACTCGTACTCCCGAAAGTATTGGTAAATGCCAATATCTTGTGTTTTCCGATAAATTTGATATTCGTTTTGAACGCTGGAAAGATTCATTTATGTACAACGCACAAATGATAAAAATTTAG
- a CDS encoding multidrug effflux MFS transporter: protein MQKNNTFKLEFVALMASLMSLVALSIDALLPALPQIGQDLGVLNSTHNQLLITMIFLGLGFGQLLFGPLSDSFGRKPIVYIGFTVFVVASFICVSAVSLEFMIVGRILQGFGLSAARSLSISMIRDCFSGNYMAKILSIVTMFFILVPVVAPLLGQFLISRFNWQSIFYFNLIFGILVMFWFWLRQPETLKEEKRIKFSYRLFIDGAIEFFKHKDAVAFTFISGFITGSFMVYLSTSQQIFQEQYNLADLFPYIFASLAISVGFATFLNSRFVVKFGMTKIAYVSCIAYTAISILYVVMFSSGQNPNIAVLLSFFALQFFAVGFLFGNLRALAMQPLGHIAGIGAAINGFVSTVMAVPIANFIGEFVSTSVLPLFIGFSIFGLLSVLVFVMVKRKVIFVKI from the coding sequence ATGCAAAAAAACAACACGTTTAAATTAGAATTTGTAGCTTTAATGGCCTCATTAATGTCTCTTGTAGCCCTATCTATAGATGCTTTGTTGCCGGCTTTGCCACAAATTGGTCAAGATTTAGGAGTTTTAAATTCTACACACAACCAATTGCTTATTACAATGATTTTTTTAGGCTTGGGTTTCGGACAACTGCTTTTTGGACCGCTATCTGATAGTTTTGGCAGAAAACCTATTGTTTACATTGGTTTTACGGTATTTGTTGTGGCTAGTTTTATTTGTGTATCTGCAGTGAGTTTAGAGTTTATGATTGTGGGGCGTATTCTTCAAGGATTTGGATTATCGGCAGCAAGAAGTTTAAGTATATCTATGATTAGAGATTGCTTTAGTGGTAATTATATGGCTAAAATATTATCAATTGTCACCATGTTTTTTATTTTGGTTCCTGTAGTGGCACCCTTATTAGGTCAGTTTTTAATAAGTCGATTTAATTGGCAGTCTATATTTTATTTTAACTTGATATTTGGTATTCTTGTCATGTTTTGGTTTTGGTTACGCCAGCCAGAAACATTAAAAGAAGAAAAACGTATTAAATTTTCTTATCGTTTATTTATCGATGGTGCTATCGAGTTTTTTAAACATAAAGACGCCGTGGCTTTCACATTTATTTCTGGATTTATTACAGGGTCTTTTATGGTGTATTTAAGTACATCGCAACAAATATTTCAAGAGCAGTATAACTTGGCAGACTTGTTTCCATATATTTTTGCGAGTTTAGCGATTTCGGTCGGTTTTGCTACCTTTTTAAATAGTAGGTTTGTGGTTAAGTTTGGTATGACTAAAATAGCCTATGTTTCTTGTATTGCTTACACCGCTATATCGATTTTGTATGTTGTTATGTTTTCATCTGGTCAAAACCCAAATATTGCGGTTTTGTTAAGCTTTTTTGCTTTACAATTTTTTGCTGTGGGTTTTTTATTCGGGAATTTACGTGCACTAGCAATGCAGCCTTTAGGACATATTGCGGGTATTGGAGCCGCAATAAATGGTTTTGTTTCTACCGTAATGGCTGTTCCTATTGCAAATTTTATTGGAGAGTTTGTGAGTACATCGGTCTTACCTCTATTTATTGGGTTTTCGATATTTGGTTTACTTTCTGTTTTAGTTTTTGTAATGGTAAAACGTAAAGTTATTTTTGTAAAAATTTAG
- a CDS encoding ABC transporter ATP-binding protein, translating into MKPRKSTTKISRKVTISQAFKTIIWPRRNLIFVGLVLIVIKSLAGLVLPWQSKVLLDDVVPNKNYTDLYFLIAIVIAAITIQAVTSFLLTRILGVQAQYLISELRAQVQKKVLTLPISFFDNTKSGALVSRIMSDVEGVRNLIGTGLVQLVGGTFTAVISLIILIKINPWMTLFVFIPLSIFGYIALKAFKYIRPIFRVRGKINAEVTGRLTETLAGVRVIKAFNAEAQEHLVFEKGVEKLYKNVKKSLTATAFMTSASTFLIGVATTGIMGIGGYYMIQSEMTTGDFLFFTLVLGFMIAPIIQISNIGSQLTEALAGLDRTEELMNKLSEDDNEDRKITLKELQGTIEFKNVSFSYNEDEEVLHDINFTAPAGTVTALVGSSGSGKSTIAGLSATFLTPKTGIVSIDNQDLSKVKLSSYRQYLGVVLQDEFLFEGSIRENIMFPRPNATETELQNAVKAAYVNEFTDRFDNGLDTLIGERGVKLSGGQRQRLAIARAILAEPKIIILDEATSSLDTESETLIQKSLAKLIKDKTTIVIAHRLSTIKQADQILVIEAGRIIERGNHENLIKKRGRYYDLYTYQAKI; encoded by the coding sequence ATGAAACCCAGAAAATCGACCACTAAAATATCGCGTAAAGTCACCATTTCTCAAGCTTTTAAAACTATTATCTGGCCAAGGCGAAACCTTATTTTTGTGGGTTTAGTTTTAATAGTTATTAAAAGTTTGGCTGGTTTAGTTTTACCCTGGCAAAGTAAAGTTTTATTAGATGATGTTGTACCAAATAAGAATTACACAGATCTCTATTTTTTAATTGCTATTGTAATTGCTGCCATCACAATTCAAGCTGTAACATCCTTTTTATTAACGCGAATACTAGGCGTACAGGCTCAATATTTAATAAGTGAATTGCGTGCTCAAGTACAAAAAAAGGTGTTAACCTTACCTATAAGTTTTTTCGACAACACCAAATCTGGTGCTTTAGTGTCTAGAATTATGAGTGATGTTGAAGGCGTTAGGAATCTAATAGGGACTGGTCTCGTGCAATTGGTTGGTGGTACTTTTACAGCTGTGATTTCTTTAATTATTTTAATAAAAATAAACCCTTGGATGACCCTTTTTGTGTTTATTCCACTCTCCATATTTGGTTATATCGCTCTTAAAGCGTTTAAGTATATTCGTCCGATTTTTAGAGTGCGCGGAAAAATTAATGCGGAGGTCACAGGTAGACTTACTGAAACTTTAGCTGGCGTTAGAGTTATTAAGGCTTTTAATGCCGAAGCACAAGAGCATTTAGTATTTGAAAAAGGGGTAGAAAAACTTTATAAAAATGTAAAAAAGAGTTTAACCGCAACGGCATTCATGACAAGCGCTTCTACTTTCTTAATAGGTGTAGCCACCACTGGTATTATGGGAATTGGGGGCTATTATATGATTCAATCTGAAATGACAACAGGAGATTTTTTATTCTTCACTCTAGTACTAGGTTTTATGATTGCCCCCATAATACAAATAAGTAATATAGGTAGTCAATTAACAGAGGCTTTAGCAGGTTTAGATAGAACCGAAGAGTTAATGAATAAATTATCTGAAGACGACAATGAAGATCGTAAAATCACGCTAAAAGAACTTCAAGGTACCATCGAGTTTAAAAATGTATCCTTTTCCTATAATGAAGATGAGGAGGTACTTCACGACATAAACTTTACTGCACCCGCAGGTACTGTAACCGCCTTAGTTGGAAGTTCTGGATCTGGAAAATCTACTATTGCAGGCTTATCGGCTACATTTTTAACACCTAAAACTGGTATTGTATCCATTGATAATCAAGATTTGTCTAAGGTAAAATTAAGTAGCTACAGACAATATTTAGGCGTTGTTTTACAAGATGAGTTTCTCTTTGAAGGCAGCATAAGAGAAAATATTATGTTTCCTAGACCAAATGCTACTGAAACCGAATTACAAAATGCCGTAAAAGCGGCTTATGTCAATGAATTTACAGACAGATTTGATAACGGTTTAGACACTCTAATTGGTGAAAGAGGTGTAAAACTATCTGGAGGACAACGTCAGCGCTTAGCTATTGCTCGAGCCATTTTAGCAGAGCCAAAGATTATAATTTTAGATGAAGCAACCTCAAGCTTAGACACCGAAAGCGAAACGCTTATCCAAAAAAGTTTAGCTAAACTCATTAAAGACAAAACCACTATTGTAATTGCCCATCGCCTGAGCACCATAAAGCAAGCAGACCAAATTTTAGTTATAGAAGCGGGCCGTATTATAGAGCGCGGTAACCATGAAAATTTGATTAAAAAGCGAGGTCGATATTACGACTTATACACTTATCAAGCCAAAATTTAA